A genomic region of Zea mays cultivar B73 chromosome 6, Zm-B73-REFERENCE-NAM-5.0, whole genome shotgun sequence contains the following coding sequences:
- the LOC732721 gene encoding putative protein kinase (The RefSeq protein has 2 substitutions compared to this genomic sequence): MSTTGEILRSELSSRTPPFGLRLWIVIGICIWVAILFIIGFMCFWSIYRRKPTKSSFDSTNDIPVSQIPDVSKEIAVDEVREHAAVQTFHVHESCRALAVQEKPCEKDSGRMLGHLVRSKSSDADNLSQCSSAAYQCERAASSYSGDEGSSGNARRQYPTVSASPLVGLPEFSHLGWGHWFTLRDLEHATNRFSKENVIGEGGYGIVYRGRLVNGTDVAIKKLLNNMGQAEKEFRVEVEAIGHVRHKNLVRLLGYCVEGIHRMLVYEYVNNGNLEQWLHGAMRQHGVLTWEARMKVVLGIAKALAYLHEAIEPKVVHRDIKSSNILIDEEFNGKLSDFGLAKLLGAGKSHITTRVMGTFGYVAPEYANTGLLNEKSDVYSFGVLLLEAVTGRDPVDYGRPANEVHLVEWLKMMVGTRRAEEVVDPDMELKPAIRALKRALLVALRCVDPDAEKRPTMGQVVRMLEAEDVPSREDRRSRRGHSSNADNESKASSSEFEISSDRRELGPSSRFQA, encoded by the exons ATGTCGACGACAGGCGAAATCCTGAGGTCGGAGCTATCTTCCAGGACGCCGCCGTTCGGCCTGAGGCTATGGATTGTCATTGGCATCTGCATCTGGGTGGCGATCCTCTTCATCATAGGCTTCATGTGCTTCTGGTCCATATACCGGAGGAAGCCCACCAAGTCGTCCTTCGACAGTACCAATGACATCCCGGTGTCCCAGATCCCGGACGTCTCCAAGGAGATTGCGGTGGACGAGGTGCGTGAGCACGCTGCCGTGCAGACCTTCCATGTGCACGAGAGCTGCCGCGCGCTGGCCGTGCAGGAGAAGCCCTGCGAGAAGGATTCCGGGAGAATGCTGGGGCACCTGGTCAGGAGCAAGTCGAGCGACGCTGATAATCTCAGCCAGTGCAGCTCTGCGGCGTACCAGTGCGAGAGGGCTGCAAGCTCGTACTCTGGCGACGAGGGCAGCTCGGGCAACGCCAGGAGGCAGTATCCCACTGTCTCCGCGTCTCCGCTGGTTGGTCTCCCCGAGTTTTCGCATCTCGGATGGGGCCATTGGTTTACTCTCAGGGATTTGGAGCATGCGACCAATCGCTTCTCCAAGGAGAATGTCATTGGGGAAGGTGGATATGGGATTGTTTACCGAGGTCGCCTCGTTAATGGGACCGATGTCGCAATTAAAAAGCTCCTTAATAACAT GGGTCAGGCAGAAAAGGAGTTCAGGGTTGAGGTTGAGGCAATTGGGCACGTCAGGCATAAGAATCTTGTACGCCTTCTAGGATACTGTGTCGAGGGTATCCACAG GATGCTTGTGTACGAGTATGTGAATAATGGGAACTTAGAACAGTGGCTTCATGGTGCAATGCGTCAGCACGGTGTTCTTACTTGGGAGGCCCGGATGAAAGTCGTTCTTGGAATTGCCAAGGC GCTTGCTTATTTACATGAAGCCATAGAACCAAAAGTTGTACACCGTGATATCAAATCGAGCAATATCTTAATTGATGAAGAATTCAATGGCAAGCTTTCTGATTTTGGACTGGCCAAGCTCTTGGGTGCTGGGAAGAGCCATATCACAACGCGAGTTATGGGCACATTCGG GTATGTGGCTCCCGAGTATGCCAATACAGGTCTGTTAAATGAGAAGAGCGATGTCTACAGTTTTGGGGTGCTACTACTGGAAGCAGTGACTGGGAGGGATCCAGTTGACTATGGTCGGCCTGCTAATGAG GTTCATCTGGTGGAGTGGCTGAAAATGATGGTTGGCACTAGAAGAGCCGAGGAGGTGGTGGATCCTGACATGGAGTTGAAACCAGCGATTCGTGCTCTGAAGCGTGCTCTTCTAGTGGCACTGCGATGTGTAGACCCAGATGCTGAGAAAAGGCCCACTATGGGTCAGGTTGTTCGGATGCTCGAGGCAGAAGACGTGCCTTCACGGGAG GACCGCCGGAGCCGGAGAGGCCACAGCAGCCACGCAGACAACGAGTCCAAGGCAAGTTCAAGCGAGTTTGAGATAAGCAGTGACCGAAGAGAGTCGGGGCCGTCATCGAGGTTCCAGGCCTAA
- the LOC732721 gene encoding putative protein kinase isoform X1 — translation MSTTGEILRSELSSRTPPFGLRLWIVIGICIWVAILFIIGFMCFWSIYRRKPTKSSFDSTNDIPVSQIPDVSKEIAVDEVREHAAVQTFHVHESCRALAVQEKPCEKDSGRMLGHLVRSKSSDADNLSQCSSAAYQCERAASSYSGDEGSSGNARRQYPTVSASPLVGLPEFSHLGWGHWFTLRDLEHATNRFSKENVIGEGGYGIVYRGRLVNGTDVAIKKLLNNMGQAEKEFRVEVEAIGHVRHKNLVRLLGYCVEGIHRMLVYEYVNNGNLEQWLHGAMRQHGVLTWEARMKVVLGIAKALAYLHEAIEPKVVHRDIKSSNILIDEEFNGKLSDFGLAKLLGAGKSHITTRVMGTFGYVAPEYANTGLLNEKSDVYSFGVLLLEAVTGRDPVDYGRPANEVHLVEWLKMMVGTRRAEEVVDPDMELKPAIRALKRALLVALRCVDPDAEKRPTMGQVVRMLEAEDVPSREDRRSRRGHSSHADNESKASSSEFEISSDRRESGPSSRFQA, via the exons ATGTCGACGACAGGCGAAATCCTGAGGTCGGAGCTATCTTCCAGGACGCCGCCGTTCGGCCTGAGGCTATGGATTGTCATTGGCATCTGCATCTGGGTGGCGATCCTCTTCATCATAGGCTTCATGTGCTTCTGGTCCATATACCGGAGGAAGCCCACCAAGTCGTCCTTCGACAGTACCAATGACATCCCGGTGTCCCAGATCCCGGACGTCTCCAAGGAGATTGCGGTGGACGAGGTGCGTGAGCACGCTGCCGTGCAGACCTTCCATGTGCACGAGAGCTGCCGCGCGCTGGCCGTGCAGGAGAAGCCCTGCGAGAAGGATTCCGGGAGAATGCTGGGGCACCTGGTCAGGAGCAAGTCGAGCGACGCTGATAATCTCAGCCAGTGCAGCTCTGCGGCGTACCAGTGCGAGAGGGCTGCAAGCTCGTACTCTGGCGACGAGGGCAGCTCGGGCAACGCCAGGAGGCAGTATCCCACTGTCTCCGCGTCTCCGCTGGTTGGTCTCCCCGAGTTTTCGCATCTCGGATGGGGCCATTGGTTTACTCTCAGGGATTTGGAGCATGCGACCAATCGCTTCTCCAAGGAGAATGTCATTGGGGAAGGTGGATATGGGATTGTTTACCGAGGTCGCCTCGTTAATGGGACCGATGTCGCAATTAAAAAGCTCCTTAATAACAT GGGTCAGGCAGAAAAGGAGTTCAGGGTTGAGGTTGAGGCAATTGGGCACGTCAGGCATAAGAATCTTGTACGCCTTCTAGGATACTGTGTCGAGGGTATCCACAG GATGCTTGTGTACGAGTATGTGAATAATGGGAACTTAGAACAGTGGCTTCATGGTGCAATGCGTCAGCACGGTGTTCTTACTTGGGAGGCCCGGATGAAAGTCGTTCTTGGAATTGCCAAGGC GCTTGCTTATTTACATGAAGCCATAGAACCAAAAGTTGTACACCGTGATATCAAATCGAGCAATATCTTAATTGATGAAGAATTCAATGGCAAGCTTTCTGATTTTGGACTGGCCAAGCTCTTGGGTGCTGGGAAGAGCCATATCACAACGCGAGTTATGGGCACATTCGG GTATGTGGCTCCCGAGTATGCCAATACAGGTCTGTTAAATGAGAAGAGCGATGTCTACAGTTTTGGGGTGCTACTACTGGAAGCAGTGACTGGGAGGGATCCAGTTGACTATGGTCGGCCTGCTAATGAG GTTCATCTGGTGGAGTGGCTGAAAATGATGGTTGGCACTAGAAGAGCCGAGGAGGTGGTGGATCCTGACATGGAGTTGAAACCAGCGATTCGTGCTCTGAAGCGTGCTCTTCTAGTGGCACTGCGATGTGTAGACCCAGATGCTGAGAAAAGGCCCACTATGGGTCAGGTTGTTCGGATGCTCGAGGCAGAAGACGTGCCTTCACGGGAG GACCGCCGGAGCCGGAGAGGCCACAGCAGCCACGCAGACAACGAGTCCAAGGCAAGTTCAAGCGAGTTTGAGATAAGCAGTGACCGAAGAGAGTCGGGGCCGTCATCGAGGTTCCAGGCCTAA